A single region of the Candidatus Abyssobacteria bacterium SURF_5 genome encodes:
- the msrB gene encoding peptide-methionine (R)-S-oxide reductase, producing MPVFTGKIIKTEDEWRQQLSPEEFRVTRKKGTEEPFRGMYIDCFEEGIYHCVCCGNELFSSEQKYDSGTGWPSFWAPISEENIQTRRELTSLKKRVQVKCSRCDAHLGHVFDDGPEPTRKRYCINSVAVRFEAVQKKSPSS from the coding sequence ATGCCTGTATTTACCGGCAAGATAATAAAAACGGAAGACGAGTGGAGACAACAGTTGAGCCCTGAAGAATTCAGGGTAACACGAAAGAAGGGAACTGAAGAACCTTTCCGCGGAATGTATATCGATTGCTTCGAGGAAGGGATTTACCACTGCGTTTGCTGCGGCAACGAATTATTTAGTTCGGAACAGAAATACGACTCCGGCACTGGATGGCCCAGCTTTTGGGCTCCGATTTCGGAGGAGAATATCCAAACGCGACGAGAGCTGACTTCTCTTAAGAAGCGGGTCCAAGTAAAGTGCAGCCGATGTGATGCCCACTTGGGGCATGTGTTTGACGATGGTCCCGAACCTACGCGGAAACGATATTGCATCAATTCCGTCGCGGTCCGTTTTGAAGCGGTACAGAAAAAATCCCCCTCATCATAG
- a CDS encoding methyltransferase domain-containing protein — protein MEEKQNPLFNPAFPLSNKYDPNWVLDNQMGPNVLWLTEWLTASLDLKPEMRVLDLGCGSALSSIFLAREFGVQVWAVDLWVNQNENWRRVQEAGVADRVFPLRIEAHALPFPVEFFDAVISVDSYQYYGTDELYLSYLSCFVRPGGKIAVAEAGLTQSIDNEIPAHLTQKQSNGHAFWEDECITFKTADWWRALWDRANRVDVVLADTMPDGWKHWRDFEILLEKSKKNKFPSVAEALEADAGRYIGFVRVIGTRKEGIAPMNLYDSGLIASLGDRG, from the coding sequence ATGGAAGAAAAACAGAATCCTTTATTTAATCCAGCCTTCCCTCTTTCAAACAAGTATGATCCGAATTGGGTATTGGACAACCAGATGGGACCGAACGTGCTCTGGCTGACGGAGTGGCTAACGGCTTCTCTGGATTTGAAGCCGGAGATGCGTGTACTTGATTTGGGCTGCGGCAGCGCGCTCAGCAGCATCTTTCTGGCGCGCGAATTCGGCGTTCAGGTATGGGCGGTTGATCTGTGGGTAAACCAAAATGAGAATTGGCGGCGAGTGCAGGAGGCAGGGGTCGCGGACCGCGTCTTCCCGCTCAGGATCGAAGCGCATGCGCTTCCGTTCCCGGTCGAGTTCTTCGATGCGGTCATAAGCGTTGATTCCTATCAGTACTACGGGACCGACGAGCTTTACCTGAGCTACCTGAGCTGCTTCGTGCGGCCGGGCGGAAAAATCGCCGTCGCTGAAGCCGGCCTCACGCAGTCCATTGACAACGAAATACCTGCGCACCTGACTCAAAAACAATCCAACGGGCACGCTTTCTGGGAAGATGAATGCATTACATTCAAGACCGCCGACTGGTGGCGGGCGCTATGGGATCGCGCAAATCGCGTTGACGTTGTCCTTGCCGACACCATGCCTGATGGATGGAAGCACTGGCGGGATTTTGAGATTCTCCTGGAGAAATCGAAAAAGAATAAATTTCCGTCGGTTGCGGAAGCGCTCGAGGCGGACGCCGGCAGGTACATCGGATTCGTCCGGGTTATCGGGACCCGGAAAGAGGGAATCGCACCGATGAACCTGTATGATTCGGGACTGATTGCGTCATTGGGCGACCGCGGATAA
- a CDS encoding TlpA family protein disulfide reductase yields MDRKKDALDLLRKIPPPLLLAVAVGGIILLLVLFSGPEQGRLPVKGVKALTFTAVDLSGQKVSLSDYRGKVVLLDFWATWCSPCLMELPHIKRVYDRYKNDGFTVIGISLNTDRTELETLVRMVGIEWPQIFDGKGWENEISRLYNVYSLPATFLVDQKGLIRYVNLRGEQELDRAVRELLGKEKVVQSPAAY; encoded by the coding sequence TTGGACCGGAAAAAAGATGCATTAGACTTGTTAAGAAAGATCCCGCCTCCCCTTCTGCTCGCCGTAGCGGTCGGAGGCATTATCTTGTTGCTGGTTCTGTTTTCCGGTCCGGAACAAGGAAGGCTGCCGGTCAAAGGCGTAAAAGCTCTGACCTTCACGGCCGTTGATCTCTCGGGCCAGAAAGTATCGTTGTCAGATTATCGGGGGAAAGTCGTACTCCTCGATTTCTGGGCTACCTGGTGCAGCCCTTGTCTCATGGAGTTGCCGCATATAAAACGCGTCTATGACAGATATAAAAACGACGGCTTCACCGTCATTGGCATCAGCCTGAATACCGATCGCACGGAATTGGAAACACTGGTGAGGATGGTTGGGATAGAGTGGCCGCAAATTTTTGACGGGAAAGGCTGGGAAAATGAAATCTCCCGCCTCTACAACGTTTATTCGCTCCCCGCCACGTTTCTGGTCGATCAGAAAGGCTTGATCCGCTACGTGAACCTTCGCGGCGAACAGGAACTTGACCGGGCCGTGAGAGAGCTTCTGGGTAAGGAGAAAGTTGTGCAGTCGCCTGCCGCCTATTAG
- a CDS encoding ankyrin repeat domain-containing protein, translating to MKTVVLKKKHLGMAVMMASLKGSARAVKFLLKNGADADAPAVGVGVKAILVAATSGNVEVGKALLENGADPNARDTDTDLTPMMIAAAKGHDEFIRLLLQNGADINGTTSDGYTALMIAAASGHYLTVRLLIREKAELNLKSNRQWTALRYAHERGHLNVCRILKEAGAEE from the coding sequence ATGAAGACAGTTGTCCTTAAGAAGAAACATTTGGGCATGGCCGTGATGATGGCATCTCTAAAGGGATCGGCTCGAGCGGTTAAATTTTTGTTGAAAAATGGGGCGGATGCCGACGCTCCGGCCGTAGGAGTCGGAGTAAAGGCCATTTTAGTCGCGGCGACATCGGGAAATGTGGAAGTCGGGAAAGCGCTCCTGGAGAATGGGGCCGACCCGAACGCAAGGGATACCGACACCGACTTGACGCCCATGATGATAGCCGCCGCCAAAGGGCATGATGAATTTATTCGTTTGCTCCTGCAGAACGGCGCCGATATCAATGGCACAACAAGTGACGGGTATACGGCCCTCATGATTGCAGCGGCAAGTGGACACTATCTCACCGTAAGGCTGCTCATAAGAGAAAAGGCCGAGTTGAATCTCAAGAGCAACCGGCAATGGACGGCCCTCAGATACGCGCACGAAAGAGGGCACCTCAACGTTTGCCGCATCTTGAAAGAAGCCGGCGCCGAAGAATAA